One genomic segment of Theobroma cacao cultivar B97-61/B2 chromosome 6, Criollo_cocoa_genome_V2, whole genome shotgun sequence includes these proteins:
- the LOC18596317 gene encoding uncharacterized protein LOC18596317, whose translation MKAYTLALTALTLLLSLLLSSWANAAQAEARPIRHPQSSSVSGKASSSQALGDLQADKIIPRTQVDSSFRRIPPSNSNPIQNKSNPPLQGERSRRQQIPRSLKH comes from the exons ATGAAGGCCTACACTCTAGCACTAACAGCTCTTACTCTTCTACTTTCACTACTCCTGTCTTCTTGGGCTAATGCAGCTCAAGCAGAAGCTCGACCAATTCGACACCCTCAATCGTCGTCAGTGTCAGGCAAGGCTTCATCTTCTCAAGCTCTTGGAGATTTGCAAGCCGACAAGATCATCCCTCGTACGCAGGTTGATTCCAGCTTTCGGAGAATACCTCCAAGCAATTCAAATCCTATACAGAACAA GTCCAACCCTCCATTACAAGGAGAAAGAAGTAGAAGACAGCAGATACCACGATCTCTAAAacattaa